In a genomic window of Tripterygium wilfordii isolate XIE 37 chromosome 8, ASM1340144v1, whole genome shotgun sequence:
- the LOC120003891 gene encoding succinate dehydrogenase assembly factor 4, mitochondrial, producing MGGRDLGRLFSSIAALSAPKLAIPYTRSDSVTLSVTKSAIRFISSSTQQQEHREKPSQEETETVKENLGREKEEEEEDDEEEDEGLVNKDTGEIGGPRGPEPTRYGDWERNGRCSDF from the coding sequence ATGGGAGGAAGAGATCTGGGCCGTCTGTTCTCTTCAATCGCAGCACTCTCCGCACCGAAACTAGCCATACCATACACCAGATCTGATTCAGTGACTCTTTCCGTAACCAAGTCGGCGATCCGATTCATCAGCTCATCCACTCAACAACAAGAGCATCGGGAAAAACCCTCACAAGAAGAGACCGAGACCGTAAAGGAAAATCTTggcagagaaaaagaagaagaagaggaagacgatGAAGAGGAGGATGAGGGTCTCGTGAACAAAGACACTGGAGAGATCGGCGGGCCTAGAGGCCCTGAGCCCACTCGGTATGGCGACTGGGAGCGAAACGGTCGGTGTTCtgatttttga
- the LOC120003890 gene encoding putative RING-H2 finger protein ATL21A codes for MDHILKLAFFLLFFFFFFISLGSISSSTETTCYDTACSRTEPVIRFPFRLQNLQPNRCGYPGFNLSCDLTNQTLLDLPNSGNFTIQAIDYSTQEIWINDPNSCLPRRILSLDLSGTPFTGANYQNFSFFNCTSGNYTRYRLNPIACLSGNTFTVFATSSMRVIGRLTTLCDFVSAVRVPVEWPGNEQTLSSDLGEDLLLTWHQPGCKMCESRGGRCGFHSNTSYQHIVCSNLPKHELPRAARYAIVVGGGIPALICVVGLLSIIASKIMRWVRGHQPSPELSSAVAPQPTIIAGLDGPTIESYPKIVLGESRRLPKPDDNTCPICLSEYRPKETLKTIPECQHCFHADCIDEWLRLNATCPICRNYPEHGTRNP; via the exons ATGGATCACATtctcaaacttgcttttttcttgctcttcttcttcttcttcttcatctctcttGGAAGCATTTCATCAAGCACAGAGACGACATGCTACGACACTGCTTGCAGCCGCACAGAGCCTGTGATTCGGTTCCCTTTCCGCCTTCAGAACTTGCAACCGAATCGTTGCGGGTATCCGGGTTTCAATCTCTCCTGTGATCTCACAAACCAAACACTACTCGATCTACCAAACTCTGGAAACTTCACCATACAAGCCATAGACTACTCTACACAAGAAATCTGGATTAACGATCCCAACAGCTGCCTCCCTCGACGGATTCTCTCACTCGACCTCTCCGGTACCCCCTTCACCGGCGCCAATTATCAGAATTTCTCCTTCTTTAACTGCACATCCGGTAACTATACCCGGTACCGGTTGAATCCGATTGCGTGTCTGAGTGGAAATACTTTTACAGTTTTTGCAACTTCTTCTATGAGAGTTATAGGAAGGTTGACGACGTTGTGTGATTTCGTTTCGGCCGTTCGGGTTCCAGTTGAGTGGCCGGGAAACGAGCAGACACTGTCGTCGGACCTTGGAGAAGACTTGCTTCTCACTTGGCATCAACCAGGTTGCAAGATGTGCGAGTCAAGAGGTGGACGATGCGGGTTCCATAGCAATACTAGCTACCAACACATAGTTTGCTCCAATCTTCCTAAACACG AACTTCCAAGGGCTGCTCGTTATGCTATTGTAGTCGGAGGAGGAATACCAGCCCTCATTTGTGTGGTGGGCCTGTTGTCTATCATTGCTAGCAAGATCATGCGCTGGGTCAGAGGACATCAGCCCAGCCCAGAATTGAGCTCCGCAGTTGCTCCTCAGCCCACTATTATTGCAGGCCTTGACGGCCCAACAATAGAATCTTACCCAAAAATAGTCCTTGGGGAGAGTCGTCGACTGCCCAAGCCCGATGACAACACCTGCCCAATTTGCTTGTCCGAGTACCGGCCCAAGGAGACACTCAAGACCATACCCGAATGTCAACATTGCTTTCATGCTGATTGCATAGATGAATGGCTTAGATTGAATGCTACATGCCCCATTTGCAGGAATTATCCAGAGCATGGAACGCGCAATCCATGA
- the LOC120003489 gene encoding pentatricopeptide repeat-containing protein At3g49170, chloroplastic, producing the protein MMSLSLPAPAKIASITARQKLSPRPSSSSSPSKSLKIRHSDDINNRLRHQLDLGHLRNAISTLDLTSDQGTHPDLITYSLLLKSCIRSSAFRLGKLVHTKLMLSGIDPDSVLLNSLITLYSKSGDVAKAQDIFESMGDKRDLVSFSAMISGFANNGREIEAICTFLDMIGLGFDPNEYCFAAVIRACSSTDRESFSIGKTIFGSVLKSGYFEADVNVGCALIDLFVKGAGDLELAYKVFEKMPERNVVTWTLMITRFAQMGFPSDAIDLFLDMVLGGCQPDRFTLSGVISGCSELGLLTLGQQLHCWVIKFGLALDVSIGCSLVDMYSKCAADGSVANSRKVFDRMPDHNVMSWTAIISGYVQHGGCDMEAIKLFFEMIQGQVAPNQFTFSSILKACGNISNPYLGEQVYALAVKRGLASINFLGNSVISMYCRCNWMQSARKAFDVLLEKNLVSYNTIVDAYAKSSNSDEAFELFQEIEETGIGVDVFTLASLLSGASNIGAVGKGEQIHARVLKSGFQSDLHVCNALISMYSRCGNIEAAFLVFEDVEYPNVISWTSMITGFAKHGFATRALELFFKMIKASVKPNEVTYIAVLSACSHAGLISEGWKHFKSMHREHGIIPRMEHYACMVDLLGRSGSLVEALEFINSMPFTAGALVWRTFLGACRIHGDRELGEHAAKMILEQDPHDPSAYVLLSNLYASAGKWEHVAEIRKSMKERKLNKEAGCSWIEVANKVHKFYVGDTLHPRAQEIYYELDHLALRIKELGYVPDTNFVLHEVEEEQKEQYLFQHSEKIAVAFGLISTSKSKPIRVFKNLRVCGDCHTAIKYISLTTGREIVLRDSNRFHHMKDGKCSCNEYW; encoded by the coding sequence ATGATGAGCCTCTCGCTTCCCGCTCCCGCCAAAATAGCCAGCATCACTGCCCGTCAAAAACTCTCACCACGTCCGTCCTCATCCTCATCACCGTCAAAATCCCTAAAGATTCGTCACTCCGATGATATCAACAACCGTCTGAGACACCAGCTGGACTTGGGTCACCTCCGCAATGCAATCTCCACCCTCGATCTTACTTCCGATCAGGGGACACACCCGGACCTTATCACCTACTCCCTTCTCCTTAAGTCCTGCATTCGCTCAAGCGCATTTCGTCTGGGTAAACTGGTCCACACCAAGCTTATGCTATCTGGAATCGACCCAGACTCAGTCCTTTTGAACTCTCTCATCACTCTGTACTCTAAGTCCGGTGATGTAGCCAAAGCCCAAGATATATTCGAAAGCATGGGAGATAAGAGGGACTTGGTCTCCTTTAGTGCTATGATATCGGGTTTTGCCAATAATGGCAGGGAAATTGAAGCAATTTGCACGTTCCTTGATATGATTGGGCTTGGGTTTGACCCCAACGAGTATTGTTTCGCGGCAGTCATTCGTGCATGCTCTAGCACTGATAGGGAGAGCTTTTCGATTGGGAAAACGATTTTTGGTTCCGTGTTGAAAAGTGGGTATTTTGAGGCTGACGTTAACGTTGGGTGCGCTTTGATAGATTTGTTTGTCAAAGGTGCGGGTGATTTGGAACTTGCATATAAGGTGTTTGAGAAAATGCCGGAGAGAAATGTGGTTACTTGGACTTTGATGATAACTAGGTTCGCACAAATGGGTTTTCCAAGTGACGCTATTGATTTGTTTTTGGATATGGTTTTGGGTGGGTGTCAGCCAGACAGGTTTACTCTAAGTGGGGTTATTTCGGGTTGTTCTGAGTTGGGTCTTTTGACGCTTGGCCAGCAATTGCATTGTTGGGTTATTAAGTTCGGATTGGCTTTGGATGTTTCTATTGGTTGTAGTTTGGTGGACATGTATTCGAAGTGTGCAGCAGATGGGTCCGTGGCTAATTCAAGAAAGGTGTTTGATAGGATGCCAGATCATAATGTTATGTCTTGGACTGCGATCATCTCTGGGTATGTGCAACACGGAGGGTGTGATATGGAAGCTATTAAACTATTTTTTGAAATGATTCAGGGTCAAGTTGCACCGAATCAATTCACTTTCTCTAGTATTCTTAAGGCATGTGGAAATATATCTAACCCATATTTGGGTGAGCAGGTTTACGCCCTTGCAGTGAAGAGAGGTCTTGCATCCATTAACTTTCTGGGAAACTCTGTTATCAGCATGTATTGTCGATGTAATTGGATGCAGAGTGCCCGGAAAGCTTTTGATGTGCTGTTAGAGAAGAATTTGGTTTCTTACAATACGATTGTTGATGCATATGCCAAGAGTTCAAATTCTGACGAAGCATTTGAACTGTttcaagaaattgaagaaactGGAATTGGTGTTGATGTTTTCACGTTGGCTAGCCTCTTGagtggcgcttctaatatcggTGCAGTTGGTAAAGGTGAACAAATCCATGCACGGGTACTGAAGTCGGGTTTTCAGTCGGATCTTCATGTTTGTAATGCTTTGATCTCCATGTACTCAAGGTGTGGAAACATAGAAGCTGCTTTCCTAGTTTTTGAAGACGTGGAATACCCTAATGTTATTTCTTGGACTTCAATGATTACAGGCTTTGCAAAACATGGGTTTGCAACGAGAGCTTTggaattatttttcaaaatgatcaaGGCAAGTGTGAAGCCAAATGAAGTAACTTACATAGCTGTTTTGTCAGCTTGTAGCCATGCGGGTTTGATTTCTGAAGGATGGAAACATTTCAAATCAATGCATAGGGAACATGGGATTATCCCTAGAATGGAACATTATGCCTGTATGGTTGATTTATTAGGCAGGTCAGGATCCCTTGTGGAAGCCCTTGAGTTTATTAATTCAATGCCCTTCACAGCTGGTGCTTTAGTCTGGCGAACGTTCCTTGGAGCTTGCCGAATTCACGGTGACAGAGAACTTGGGGAACATGCAGCAAAGATGATTCTTGAACAGGATCCACATGATCCGTCAGCGTATGTATTACTCTCAAATTTATATGCTTCTGCAGGTAAATGGGAACATGTTGCTGAGATTAGAAAGAGTATGAAAGAGCGAAAATTGAACAAGGAAGCGGGTTGTAGCTGGATAGAGGTTGCAAATAAGGTGCACAAGTTTTATGTTGGAGATACTTTACACCCACGAGCCCAGGAAATCTATTACGAGCTAGACCATTTGGCATTGAGAATAAAGGAATTGGGCTATGTCCCTGACACAaactttgttcttcatgaaGTTGAGGAGGAACAGAAGGAGCAATATTTGTTTCAGCACAGTGAGAAAATTGCTGTTGCATTTGGTCTTATAAGTACATCCAAGTCGAAACCTATTCGTGTATTTAAGAATCTTCGAGTCTGTGGAGATTGCCACACTGCTATTAAATACATCTCATTGACCACCGGAAGAGAAATAGTATTAAGGGACTCGAATCGTTTTCATCATATGAAGGATGGCAAATGCTCCTGCAACGAATACTGGTGA
- the LOC120004263 gene encoding protein phosphatase 2C 51-like, with amino-acid sequence MVEPRFKLQSSQPSSFRHMKSDSGEMVSQVSLTNTVNSNRRRLKIRRLKYTCQTKTQITIAEGESESLNKDEVVLTPRFTRIAYGSVSVIGRRREMEDTVRVELGFASKGGEKYDFFGVYDGHGGARVAEACRDRMHEVLLEEIVAGKEGEIDWDRVMDGCFVRMDEEVVSDKMMGSTAVVAVVGKEVVVVANCGDSRAVISRGGAPVALSVDHKPDRPDELDRIEANGGRVINWNGYRVLGVLATSRSIGDQYLKPHVISKPEVTVSKRTGADEFLILASDGLWDIISNEVACQVVKRCLSGRMRRKSGDVTKEGRAAEAAAVLAELAMARGGRDNISVIVVELKEQRDLSC; translated from the exons ATGGTTGAGCCAAGATTCAAATTACAATCCTCTCAGCCGAGTTCTTTCCGGCATATGAAGTCAGATTCCGGTGAAATGGTCAGCCAAGTGAGTTTAACTAATACCGTTAATTCTAACAGGAGGAGGTTGAAGATCCGGCGACTCAAGTACACGTGCCAAACGAAGACGCAAATCACAATCGCCGAAGGCGAGAGCGAGAGCTTGAATAAAGACGAAGTCGTTTTGACTCCACGCTTCACAAGGATCGCGTACGGATCGGTGTCAGTGATCGGTAGGAGGAGGGAGATGGAGGATACGGTGAGAGTGGAGCTAGGTTTCGCGAGCAAAGGAGGGGAGAAGTACGACTTCTTCGGAGTGTACGACGGGCACGGCGGAGCAAGGGTGGCGGAGGCTTGCCGGGACAGGATGCACGAGGTGCTGTTGGAGGAAATAGTGGCGGGAAAGGAAGGTGAAATTGATTGGGATAGGGTGATGGATGGGTGCTTTGTGAGGATGGATGAGGAGGTGGTGAGTGATAAAATGATGGGGTCCACGGCGGTGGTGGCAGTGGTGGGgaaggaggtggtggtggtggcgaaTTGTGGGGACTCTCGTGCTGTGATTTCAAGGGGTGGTGCTCCTGTGGCCTTGTCTGTTGATCATAAG CCTGACAGACCTGACGAGTTGGATAGAATTGAAGCTAATGGTGGAAGGGTCATAAACTGGAACGGATACCGTGTCTTAGGTGTTCTTGCCACTTCCAGATCCATAG GTGATCAATACCTGAAGCCACATGTGATATCTAAACCAGAAGTCACAGTGAGCAAGCGAACTGGCGCAGATGAATTTCTCATACTAGCAAGTGATGGCCTGTGGGATATCATCTCAAACGAAGTTGCGTGCCAGGTCGTGAAAAGATGCCTCAGTGGCCGGATGAGGAGGAAATCTGGGGATGTTACGAAGGAAGGTCGCGCAGCGGAGGCAGCTGCGGTGTTGGCAGAGCTAGCAATGGCTAGAGGTGGCAGAGATAACATTAGTGTCATAGTAGTTGAGCTGAAAGAGCAGAGAGATTTATCCTGCTAG
- the LOC120004261 gene encoding plastidial pyruvate kinase 4, chloroplastic, with product MALSAILACVVTSQRTLSGHATQTDDLLERASSKVQERLVKKPSKLNVKQPVHSVQLLARNERALTQKALVLAFQNDGGKFGSHGCTDDELFMPLEDTDTDSSNYSDGEIVSTSHSAADVFPTVDHLGNQETLLAKLKAVYLHVLASEQWNVSRLELCNRNYVLSATNLIHYLALKCLDLEQLKEDLSSVGLLNLETINSNVLASLTASIQVLENLKSCPPNQKDNATPGIQTRKRLDQHIHKEFTVNSMRKKASSNGELLLGPLRDGRATHIMVTVGYEAIESETLVADLLKAGTSIIRINCAHGNPSVWSEIIRRVKECSQMLEKPCRILMDLAGPKLRTGKLKPGPCVMKISPKKNAAGKVIFPAQVWLSHKGASFPSHLSPDVALFIEDQEFMSQLEVGNTLRFSDARGKKRLLKISRSFHVFSGTGYMAECNKTSYVQSGTEFYIKGKKGRFSSGLVVDVPAVEPSIRLSVGDLLIITRDSSGQQDGLSNPMSGAHRITCSSGYLFDSVKPGESIAFDDGKIWGVIQGISISEIIVSITHAGPRGTKLGSDKSINIPKSNIRYEGLTSKDLTDLEFVAAHADMMGISFVRDVNDIVVLHQQLEKKKLNNLGIILKIETKSGFEKLPLMLLEAMKFSNPLGVMIARGDLAVECGWERLADIQEEILYICSAAHIPVILATQVLESLVKFGVPTRAEITDAANGRRANCVMLNKGKCIVEAVLTLDTILHGNSTETKAELKPLLLSSHLF from the exons ATGGCGCTGAGTGCAATCTTAGCTTGTGTGGTCACAAGTCAGAGAACACTTTCGGGCCAT GCCACTCAAACAGATGATCTGTTAGAACGCGCATCTTCAAAAGTACAAGAAAGGCTTGTGAAAAAGCCCAGTAAACTTAATGTAAAACAGCCAGTGCACAGTGTTCAACTGTTGGCAAGAAATGAGAGGGCATTGACACAAAAGGCTTTAGTTCTTGCCTTTCAAAATGATGGTGGAAAATTTGGTTCACATGGTTGCACCGATGATGAATTGTTTATGCCTCTGGAAGATACTGACACCGACAGTTCCAACTACTCGGATGGGGAAATTGTTTCTACTTCACACTCAGCAGCAGATGTCTTCCCGACTGTGGACCATTTGGGAAACCAAGAAACCCTTCTTGCGAAACTAAAGGCTGTTTACTTACATGTATTGGCATCAGAACAGTGGAATGTATCTCGACTTGAATTATGTAACAG GAATTACGTGTTGAGTGCGACAAACTTAATACATTATCTGGCGTTGAAATGCCTTGACTTGGAGCAGCTCAAAGAAGATCTTTCTTCCGTTGGTCTTTTGAATTTGGAGACTATCAATTCAAATGTCCTTGCAAGTCTCACTGCAAGCATCCAAGTATTGGAAAATTTGAAATCTTGCCCTCCCAACCAGAAAGACAATGCTACTCCAGGAATACAGACTCGGAAAAGATTGGATCAACATATACATAAAGAGTTTACAGTAAATTCAATGAGGAAGAAGGCATCATCCAATGGAGAGTTATTGTTGGGGCCACTGCGAGATGGCCGGGCTACTCACATCATGGTAACAGTTGGCTATGAAGCTATTGAGAGTGAAACACTTGTTGCCGACCTTCTCAAGGCTGGGACTTCTATTATTCGGATCAATTGTGCGCATGGAAATCCTAGTGTTTGGAGTGAGATTATCAGAAGAGTGAAggaatgttctcaaatgcttgAAAAACCTTGTCGCATTCTCATGGATTTAGCTGGACCTAAGCTCAGAACAGGAAAGCTAAAGCCTGGTCCATGTGTGATGAAAATCTCTCCCAAGAAAAATGCTGCTGGAAAGGTTATATTCCCTGCTCAAGTTTGGCTCTCTCACAAAGGAGCGAGTTTTCCTTCTCATCTGTCTCCTGATGTTGCTCTATTCATAGAAGACCAGGAATTTATGAGTCAGCTTGAGGTGGGCAACACTTTGAGATTTAGTGATGCCAGGGGGAAAAAGAGATTGCTCAAGATTTCTAGAAGCTTTCATGTGTTTTCTGGTACTGGTTATATGGCCGAGTGTAATAAGACTTCGTATGTTCAGTCGGGTACGGAATTTTATATCAAAGGAAAGAAAGGAAGGTTCTCATCTGGACTAGTGGTAGATGTCCCTGCAGTCGAACCATCTATCAGGCTGAGTGTTGGAGATTTGCTTATCATAACAAGAGATAGTTCAGGCCAACAGGATGGACTCTCTAATCCAATGAGTGGTGCTCATAGGATAACTTGCTCTTCTGGCTATTTGTTTGATTCAGTCAAACCGGGAGAGTCCATCGCTTTTGATGATGGAAAGATTTGGGGTGTAATTCAAGGAATTTCTATCTCGGAGATTATTGTCTCAATTACTCATGCCGGTCCAAGGGGCACTAAGCTTGGGTCAGATAAGTCCATTAACATTCCTAAGAGCAATATTCGATATGAAGGCCTTACTTCGAAGGATCTCACGGATCTCGAATTTGTTGCTGCTCATGCTGACATGATGGGAATTTCTTTTGTTCGAGATGTTAATGATATTGTTGTGCTTCACCAACAACTGGAAAAGAAGAAACTGAATAATTTGGGAAttattttgaagattgaaaCAAAGAGTGGGTTTGAGAAATTGCCTCTCATGCTTCTGGAGGCAATGAAGTTCTCAAATCCTTTGGGAGTTATGATTGCCCGAGGAGATCTTGCAGTAGAGTGCGGGTGGGAAAGATTGGCAGATATTCAAGAAGAAATACTGTATATTTGTAGTGCCGCCCACATACCAGTCATATTGGCAACTCAGGTACTGGAGTCCCTTGTCAAGTTTGGTGTGCCTACCAGAGCTGAGATTACGGATGCAGCCAACGGAAGGAG GGCAAATTGTGTTATGTTGAACAAAGGGAAATGTATTGTTGAAGCTGTTTTAACTTTGGACACCATCCTTCATGGTAATTCCACAGAAACGAAAGCAGAGCTGAAGCCTCTTCTACTCTCCAGCCACCTATTTTAA
- the LOC120004262 gene encoding cyclic nucleotide-gated ion channel 1-like gives MNYRPDKSVRFQDWNTDKIPEGQYSTNNGLYLGKFKTTINSFSENFQRGLGSSSERFKRIRKSLKSYSFHSAVSNALGSSKKVLDPQGSFLRRWNKIFVLSCVIAVSVDPLFFYIPVINDEKKCLGLDEKMEITASVLRFFTDFFYIIHIIFQFRTGFIAPSSRVFGRGVLVEDTWAIAKRYLSSYFLIDILAVLPLPQVVILVIIPRMKGSRSLNTKNLLKFIVIIQYIPRFFRIYPLYKEITRTSGILTETAWAGAAFNLFLYMLASHVLGAFWYLFSIERETTCWKKACGRRVGCNRNSLYCGESEGINTFLNESCPIKTPNATVFNFGIFLDALDSGVVQSTDFPQKFFYCFWWGLQNLSSLGQNLETSTYVWEVCFAVFISIAGLVLFSFLIGNMQTYLQSTTTRLEEMRVKRRDAEQWMSHRLLPDNLRERIRRYEHYKWQETRGVDEETLLCNLPKDLRRDIKRHLCLALLMRVPMFEKMDEQLLDAMCDRLKPVLYTEESYIVREGDPVDEMLFIMRGKLLTITTNGGRTGFFNSEYLTGGDFCGEELLTWALDPHSSSNLPISTRTVRALTEVEAFALKAEDLKFVASQFRRLHSKQLRHTFRFYSQQWRTWAACFIQAAWRSYGKRKLEESLQQEENRLQDALAKAGGSSPSLGATIYASRFAANALRAIRRNSSRKARVPERIPAMLLQKPAEPDFKGVEQ, from the exons atgaaTTACCGGCCAGACAAGTCAGTGAG GTTTCAGGATTGGAATACAGATAAAATTCCCGAGGGGCAATATTCTACTAATAACGGATTATATTTAGGGAAATTTAAAACAACGATAAACTCATTCtcagaaaattttcaaagaggattaggATCCAGTTCTGAGAGGTTCAAAAGAATTAGAAAGTCTCTAAAATCATACTCATTTCATAGTGCTGTTTCTAATGCCTTGGGTTCTAGTAAGAAGGTTCTGGACCCGCAAGGTTCATTTCTTCGAAGGTGGAATAAGATTTTTGTATTGTCATGTGTGATTGCTGTATCAGTCGATCCTTTGTTCTTTTACATTCCGGTTATCAATGATGAGAAGAAATGCCTTGGGTTGGATGAAAAGATGGAGATTACAGCTAGTGTTCTGCGTTTCTTTACAGATTTCTTTTATATAATACATATTATTTTCCAATTTCGTACTGGTTTCATTGCTCCCTCTTCACGAGTTTTTGGACGAGGTGTTTTGGTGGAAGATACCTGGGCAATAGCAAAGAGGTATCTATCATCATATTTCTTAATCGACATTCTTGCCGTACTTCCCCTCCCTCAG GTAGTGATTTTGGTTATCATTCCAAGAATGAAAGGCTCACGGTCGTTGAACACGAAGAACTTGTTGAAATTCATTGTGATCATTCAATATATTCCCAGATTTTTTCGAATATATCCTTTGTATAAGGAAATTACAAGGACGTCCGGTATACTTACTGAAACTGCATGGGCTGGAGCTGCATTTAATCTCTTCCTTTACATGCTCGCTAGTCAT GTACTGGGAGCTTTTTGGTACCTTTTCTCTATAGAAAGAGAGACAACCTGCTGGAAAAAAGCATGCGGTCGTCGCGTTGGATGCAACCGCAATTCTCTTTATTGTGGTGAAAGTGAAGGAATTAACACATTTCTGAATGAGTCTTGTCCCATAAAGACGCCAAATGCAACAGTCTTTAATTTTGGAATATTCCTTGATGCCCTTGATTCTGGTGTTGTGCAGTCAACTGATTTTCCGCAGAAATTTTTTTACTGTTTTTGGTGGGGGCTGCAAAATTTGAG TTCTCTTGGTCAAAACCTTGAAACAAGTACCTATGTCTGGGAGGTGTGCTTTGCAGTTTTCATCTCCATCGCTGGCTTAGTATTATTTTCATTTCTCATTGGAAACATGCAG ACATATCTGCAATCCACGACAACAAGATTGGAGGAGATGCGGGTGAAAAGGCGAGATGCGGAGCAGTGGATGTCTCACCGCCTACTCCCTGATAATCTAAGGGAGCGAATTAGACGATATGAGCATTACAAATGGCAAGAAACCAGAGGTGTTGATGAAGAAACTCTGCTATGTAATCTTCCCAAGGACCTGAGAAGGGACATAAAACGTCATCTTTGCTTAGCTCTGCTCATGAGA GTGCCAATGTTTGAGAAAATGGATGAACAGTTGTTGGATGCAATGTGTGATCGACTCAAGCCAGTTCTTTACACAGAGGAAAGCTACATTGTTCGGGAGGGAGACCCAGTTGACGAGATGCTATTCATCATGCGAGGCAAGCTATTGACTATAACGACCAATGGTGGAAGGACTGGCTTCTTTAACTCGGAATATCTCACAGGGGGTGACTTCTGTGGAGAAGAACTTCTCACTTGGGCTCTAGATCCCCACTCCTCTTCCAACCTCCCCATCTCAACGAGAACTGTCCGAGCCCTTACAGAAGTTGAAGCTTTTGCTTTGAAGGCAGAAGACTTGAAGTTTGTTGCTTCTCAATTTCGGCGGCTTCACAGTAAACAGCTCCGCCACACATTCCGATTCTACTCACAGCAGTGGAGGACCTGGGCAGCTTGTTTCATACAAGCAGCCTGGCGTAGCTATGGTAAAAGGAAACTGGAAGAGTCTCTTCAGCAAGAGGAGAACAGGTTGCAAGATGCATTAGCCAAGGCTGGTGGAAGTTCCCCAAGTTTGGGTGCCACTATTTACGCCTCACGATTTGCTGCTAATGCTCTGCGTGCTATACGGCGGAATAGCTCTCGGAAGGCAAGGGTGCCGGAGAGGATACCAGCTATGCTGCTGCAGAAGCCAGCAGAGCCAGATTTTAAAGGAGTTGAACAATAG
- the LOC120003522 gene encoding uncharacterized protein LOC120003522 isoform X1, with protein MNFSQDSQASNEINFSTQASLGSSGDQQNNAPNIPPVNAAAPSASDNKTRRVPLAEIELVKNLIKRCLRLYMTTNEIVNTLHCRAKIEPGFTRVVLAELEEKNPNFFKKYHVGVTLKRQIIILNQLMERQYQMQCTSPMVPLASMQNRICDLPVNSLHMRYPILQQPLIQPPVHPHIDSLGGGSGCHVINGISDGSTSVLCN; from the exons ATGAATTTTTCTCAG GATTCTCAAGCTTCAAATGAGATAAACTTCTCAACACAAGCATCATTGGGGTCATCTGGTGACCAGCAAAATAACGCACCGAACATTCCACCGGTCAATGCAGCTGCTCCATCTGCTTCAGACAACAAGACCAGAAGAGTTCCACTTGCAGAAATTGAACTA GTAAAGAATTTAATCAAAAGGTGTCTGCGGCTGTATATGACTACAAATGAGATTGTGAATACACTCCATTGTCGAGCCAAAATTGAGCCTGGGTTTACAAGAGTGG TATTGGCTGAACTCGAAGAAAAAAATCCGAACTTTTTCAAAAAGTACCATGTTGGGGTAACGTTGAAGAGGCAAATCATTATATTGAATCAATTAATGGAGCGTCAATACCAGATGCAGTGCACATCTCCAATGGTTCCGTTGGCTTCCATGCAAAATAGGATTTGTGACTTGCCTG TTAACAGTCTACATATGAGATACCCCATTCTGCAGCAGCCTTTGATTCAACCACCAGTTCATCCTCATATTGATTCTTTAGGTGGTGGTTCTGGCTGTCACGTGATAAATGGAATTTCTGATGGGAGCACTTCTGTCCTATGCAATTAA
- the LOC120003522 gene encoding uncharacterized protein LOC120003522 isoform X2, whose protein sequence is MNFSQDSQASNEINFSTQASLGSSGDQQNNAPNIPPVNAAAPSASDNKTRRVPLAEIELVKNLIKRCLRLYMTTNEIVNTLHCRAKIEPGFTRVVLAELEEKNPNFFKKYHVGVTLKRQIIILNQLMERQYQMQCTSPMVPLASMQNRICDLPVQLTVYI, encoded by the exons ATGAATTTTTCTCAG GATTCTCAAGCTTCAAATGAGATAAACTTCTCAACACAAGCATCATTGGGGTCATCTGGTGACCAGCAAAATAACGCACCGAACATTCCACCGGTCAATGCAGCTGCTCCATCTGCTTCAGACAACAAGACCAGAAGAGTTCCACTTGCAGAAATTGAACTA GTAAAGAATTTAATCAAAAGGTGTCTGCGGCTGTATATGACTACAAATGAGATTGTGAATACACTCCATTGTCGAGCCAAAATTGAGCCTGGGTTTACAAGAGTGG TATTGGCTGAACTCGAAGAAAAAAATCCGAACTTTTTCAAAAAGTACCATGTTGGGGTAACGTTGAAGAGGCAAATCATTATATTGAATCAATTAATGGAGCGTCAATACCAGATGCAGTGCACATCTCCAATGGTTCCGTTGGCTTCCATGCAAAATAGGATTTGTGACTTGCCTG TGCAGTTAACAGTCTACATATGA